One genomic region from Rattus norvegicus strain BN/NHsdMcwi chromosome 10, GRCr8, whole genome shotgun sequence encodes:
- the Znf354b gene encoding zinc finger protein 354B isoform X3, with translation MISVLQQGEEPWKAEKESHGCSSLGCNSSLQTTKSTQTKESSFQELKRKQLKRDEDWDFTSGKSCRPDNSFKKQNKNESLQIISITHTKILTVDKSHKNFEFGPSVSLKSISKQKIAREKTQRNSLKENSTSLNQPKIKTLEKRFKCSTCEKAFIHSSSLRKHLKNHSGERLFQCKDCLKAFSQSSALIQHQRTHTGEKPYICNECGKAFSHSASLCKHLRTHTLEKSYTCKECGKSFSRRSSLFLHQKIHARENPHRYNPGRKASASLSGCQRAHSRKKTYLCNECGNTFKSSSSLRYHQRIHTGEKPFRCSECGRAFSQSASLIQHERIHTGEKPYRCGECGKGFTSISRLNRHRIIHTGEKLYNCNECGKALSSHSTLIIHERIHTGEKPCKCKVCGKAFRQSSALIQHQRMHTGERPYKCNECGKTFRCNSSLSNHQRIHTGEKPYQCIECGMSFGQSAALIQHQRIHTGEKPFKCNTCGRSFRQSSSLIAHQRIHTGEKPYECSACGKLFSQRSSLTNHYKIHIEEDSLNIDLHE, from the exons AAGAAAGCCATGGATGCTCCTCTCTTG GATGTAATAGCAGTCTTCAAACCACAAAATCAACTCAAACTAAAGAGTCATCATTTCAggaattaaagaggaaacaactCAAAAGGGATGAGGACTGGGACTTTACCTCAGGAAAATCCTGCAGACCTGACAACagttttaaaaaacagaacaaaaatgaaaGCTTACAAATAATTTCTATCACCCATACAAAAATTCTTACTGTAGATAAAAGCCATAAGAATTTTGAGTTTGGTCCAAGTGTCAGCCTGAAGTCAATCAGTAAGCAAAAGATTGCtagagaaaaaacacaaagaaatagcCTCAAGGAAAATTCAACTTCACTTAATCAACCAAAAATCAAGACATTAGAGAAACGCTTTAAATGTAGTACTTGTGAAAAGGCCTTCATTCACAGCTCATCCCTTCGCAAACATCTGAAAAACCATAGTGGAGAGAGATTATTTCAATGTAAAGACTGTTTGAAAGCTTTCAGCCAAAGTTCCGCTCTTATTCAACATCAAAGaactcatactggagagaagccctacatATGTAATGAGTGTGGGAAGGCCTTCAGCCACAGTGCATCCCTTTGTAAGCACCTAAGAACTCATACTTTGGAGAAATCCTATACATGCAAAGAATGTGGAAAATCTTTTAGCAGAAGGTCTAGTCTTTTTTTGCATCAAAAAATCCATGCCCGAGAAAACCCTCATAGATATAACCCAGGAAGGAAGGCATCCGCTTCGCTCTCAGGATGCCAGAGAGCTCATTCCAGGAAGAAGACCTACTTGTGTAACGAATGCGGCAACACCTTCAAGTCTAGCTCCTCCCTCCGTTACCATCAGAGAatccacactggagagaaacctttcAGATGTAGTGAATGCGGCAGAGCCTTCAGTCAGAGCGCATCACTTATTCAGCACGAAAGAATCCACACGGGAGAAAAGCCCTACAGGTGTGGCGAGTGTGGAAAAGGCTTTACTTCTATCTCAAGACTCAATAGACACCGGataattcatacaggagagaaattGTATAATTGCAATGAGTGTGGCAAAGCCTTAAGTTCCCACTCAACTCTTATTATTCACGAACGAatccacactggagagaaaccatgTAAGTGTAAAGTTTGTGGGAAAGCCTTCAGACAGAGTTCAGCTCTGATCCAACATCAGAGAATGCACACTGGGGAAAGACCCTATAAATGTAACGAGTGCGGGAAAACATTCAGGTGTAACTCATCCCTAAGTAACCACCAGCGAatccacactggagagaaaccttatcaATGTATAGAATGTGGGATGTCGTTTGGACAAAGTGCAGCTCTTATTCAGCACCAGAGGATTCACACGGGAGAGAAACCCTTTAAATGTAACACCTGTGGGAGGAGTTTTAGGCAAAGCTCCTCCCTTATTGCCCATCAGcggattcatactggagagaaaccctatgaatgtagtGCATGTGGAAAGCTCTTCAGTCAGAGGTCCTCCCTTACCAATCATTATAAAATTCACATTGAAGAGGACTCCTTGAACATAGATTTGCATGAGTAA
- the Znf354b gene encoding zinc finger protein 354B isoform X2, which produces MPSQMHSDSLTSTFSPLQFGPFLPSSQDAEDEIVHEVKISLPPVPRCNSSLQTTKSTQTKESSFQELKRKQLKRDEDWDFTSGKSCRPDNSFKKQNKNESLQIISITHTKILTVDKSHKNFEFGPSVSLKSISKQKIAREKTQRNSLKENSTSLNQPKIKTLEKRFKCSTCEKAFIHSSSLRKHLKNHSGERLFQCKDCLKAFSQSSALIQHQRTHTGEKPYICNECGKAFSHSASLCKHLRTHTLEKSYTCKECGKSFSRRSSLFLHQKIHARENPHRYNPGRKASASLSGCQRAHSRKKTYLCNECGNTFKSSSSLRYHQRIHTGEKPFRCSECGRAFSQSASLIQHERIHTGEKPYRCGECGKGFTSISRLNRHRIIHTGEKLYNCNECGKALSSHSTLIIHERIHTGEKPCKCKVCGKAFRQSSALIQHQRMHTGERPYKCNECGKTFRCNSSLSNHQRIHTGEKPYQCIECGMSFGQSAALIQHQRIHTGEKPFKCNTCGRSFRQSSSLIAHQRIHTGEKPYECSACGKLFSQRSSLTNHYKIHIEEDSLNIDLHE; this is translated from the exons ATGCCATCACAGATGCACTCTGACTCTCTGACGTCCACCTTTTCTCCTCTACAGTTTGGGCCTTTTCTGCCTTCCTCACAGGATGCTGAGGATGAGATCGTGCATGAAGTGAAGATTTCTTTACCTCCTGTCCCAC GATGTAATAGCAGTCTTCAAACCACAAAATCAACTCAAACTAAAGAGTCATCATTTCAggaattaaagaggaaacaactCAAAAGGGATGAGGACTGGGACTTTACCTCAGGAAAATCCTGCAGACCTGACAACagttttaaaaaacagaacaaaaatgaaaGCTTACAAATAATTTCTATCACCCATACAAAAATTCTTACTGTAGATAAAAGCCATAAGAATTTTGAGTTTGGTCCAAGTGTCAGCCTGAAGTCAATCAGTAAGCAAAAGATTGCtagagaaaaaacacaaagaaatagcCTCAAGGAAAATTCAACTTCACTTAATCAACCAAAAATCAAGACATTAGAGAAACGCTTTAAATGTAGTACTTGTGAAAAGGCCTTCATTCACAGCTCATCCCTTCGCAAACATCTGAAAAACCATAGTGGAGAGAGATTATTTCAATGTAAAGACTGTTTGAAAGCTTTCAGCCAAAGTTCCGCTCTTATTCAACATCAAAGaactcatactggagagaagccctacatATGTAATGAGTGTGGGAAGGCCTTCAGCCACAGTGCATCCCTTTGTAAGCACCTAAGAACTCATACTTTGGAGAAATCCTATACATGCAAAGAATGTGGAAAATCTTTTAGCAGAAGGTCTAGTCTTTTTTTGCATCAAAAAATCCATGCCCGAGAAAACCCTCATAGATATAACCCAGGAAGGAAGGCATCCGCTTCGCTCTCAGGATGCCAGAGAGCTCATTCCAGGAAGAAGACCTACTTGTGTAACGAATGCGGCAACACCTTCAAGTCTAGCTCCTCCCTCCGTTACCATCAGAGAatccacactggagagaaacctttcAGATGTAGTGAATGCGGCAGAGCCTTCAGTCAGAGCGCATCACTTATTCAGCACGAAAGAATCCACACGGGAGAAAAGCCCTACAGGTGTGGCGAGTGTGGAAAAGGCTTTACTTCTATCTCAAGACTCAATAGACACCGGataattcatacaggagagaaattGTATAATTGCAATGAGTGTGGCAAAGCCTTAAGTTCCCACTCAACTCTTATTATTCACGAACGAatccacactggagagaaaccatgTAAGTGTAAAGTTTGTGGGAAAGCCTTCAGACAGAGTTCAGCTCTGATCCAACATCAGAGAATGCACACTGGGGAAAGACCCTATAAATGTAACGAGTGCGGGAAAACATTCAGGTGTAACTCATCCCTAAGTAACCACCAGCGAatccacactggagagaaaccttatcaATGTATAGAATGTGGGATGTCGTTTGGACAAAGTGCAGCTCTTATTCAGCACCAGAGGATTCACACGGGAGAGAAACCCTTTAAATGTAACACCTGTGGGAGGAGTTTTAGGCAAAGCTCCTCCCTTATTGCCCATCAGcggattcatactggagagaaaccctatgaatgtagtGCATGTGGAAAGCTCTTCAGTCAGAGGTCCTCCCTTACCAATCATTATAAAATTCACATTGAAGAGGACTCCTTGAACATAGATTTGCATGAGTAA